The sequence below is a genomic window from Leisingera sp. M658.
CGATAACAGCCCCGTTCTGCATCTCTTAGATGCGTCTTTGACCCTGAATAGCAATACCGGTCCGGTAGAGATTTTGCACGGCATATCGCTCGATGTGCGGCGGGGGGAGACGTTGGGGCTGGTGGGGCCGTCCGGGTCCGGCAAGTCCTCGCTTTTGATGCTGATGGGCGGGCTGGAGCAGGCCACCGGCGGCACGATCACCGCACTTGGCCAGGATCTGACGGCAATGGACGAGGACGCGCTGGCACGTTTCCGGCGCAACAACATGGGGGTGGTGTTCCAGAGCTTTCACCTGATCCCAACCATGACCGCTCTGGAAAATGTCGCCACGCCGCTGGAGCTGGCAGGCCACAAGGATGCCTTTGACCGTGCCCAGGCGGAACTGGAAGCGGTTGGCCTTGGCCATCGTGCCGGCCATTTCCCGGCGCAAATGTCGGGCGGTGAGCAGCAGCGCGTGGCCTTGGCGCGCGCCCTGGCGCCGCGGCCTGCGATCCTGTTGGCGGATGAACCCACCGGCAATCTGGATGAGGCCAACGGCGAGGCGGTAATGGATCTGCTGTTCGGTCTGCGCGACCGCTACGGCGCGACGCTGGTGATGGTCACCCATGCGCCGGAACTGGCGGCCCGCTGCGACCGGGTCGTCCGCTTGCGCGACGGGCGGGTGGATGACGCCGCCGCGCGCGAGGCCGCGGAATGAATGCTGCCGCCTTCCGCCTCGCCTGGCGTTTTGCCCTGCGCGAGCTGCGCGGAGGCCTGAAGGGGTTCCGCATTTTTCTGGCCTGTCTGGCGCTGGGAGTCGGGGTGATTGCTGCCATCGGTTCGATCCGGGCGTCGATCGAAACCGGGCTGTCGCGTGAAGGCGCGACCATTCTGGGCGGCGACGCCGAGCTGAACTTCACCTACCGCTTTGCCAATGAGGACGAGCGCGCCTGGGTGGAGAGAAACGCAGTGCGCTATTCCGAAATTGCCGAGTTCCGCTCGATGGCGACGGTGGGCGAGGAGCGCGGGCTGACCCAAGTGAAGGCGGTGGACGGGCTGTATCCGTTGAAGGGAGCGATGCAGCTTTTGCCACCGATCCCCTTGGAGTCCGCTTTGGCAGGCCCAAAGGGCCTGCCGGGCGGCGTTATGGACCGGGTACTGGCGGACTGGCTGGGATTGCAGCCGGGCGATACGTTCCGGCTGGGTACGCAGGATTTCACGCTGACAGCACTGATCGCACTGGAACCGGATGCCGCGGCCTCGGGCTTTGAACTGGGTCCGCGCACTATGGTGCGGACAGCGGATCTGGCGGACTCCGGACTGTTGGAGCCGGGCACGCTGTTTGATACCAAATACCGGATGCAGCTGCCTGCGGGCAGCGACCTGACCGCACTGCAGGCCGAGGCCGAAGGCCTGTTTGAAACCACCGGGATGCGCTGGCGCGATGCCAGGAACGGCGCGCCGGGGATATCCTCATTTGTGGAACGTCTCGGCGGGTTTCTGGTGCTGGTGGGCCTGTCCGGACTGGCAGTAGGCGGGGTTGGCGTTTCCGCCGCCGTGCGGGCCTATCTGGCGACCAAAACCGCCACCATCGCCACCCTGCGCACGCTGGGGGCGGAGCGGCAGACGATTTTCCTGACCTACTTTCTGCAGATCGGCGCGCTAACGCTGATCGGGGTGGGTATTGGCCTGGTTTTGGGCGGGTTGGGACCCATGCTGCTGGGGCCGCTGATTGCTGCACAGCTGCCGTTCCCGGCGGTGTTCTCGATCTATCCGTCCGCACTGGCCGAGGCCGCAATATACGGCGTGCTGACCGCCTTCATCTTTGCCCTATGGCCGCTGGCCCGGGCCGAGCGCATCCGCGCCGCCTCGCTGTTCCGGGACGCTTTTGCCAGCCAAACGCGGCTGCCTGCACCGCGATATCTGCTGGCGACCGCGCTGGCATTGGGGGCACTGGTGGGGCTGGCTGCCTGGTTCAGCGGCTCGGCGCAGCTGACGCTGTGGACAGCGGGCGGGCTGATGGGCGCGCTGATGGTGCTGCTGGTTGCGGCGCTTGGCATCGGTTTTCTCGCCCGCCGCGGTTCCGGTGCGTCGCGGGGGCGGCCTGCCCTTCGATGGGCGTTGTCGTCCATCGGAAGCGCCCGTGACGGCGCGGTGCCTGCGGTGCTGGCACTGGGTCTTGGCCTGACAGTACTGGCTGCCATCGGCCAGATCGACGGCAACATGCGCCGCGCTATTGCGGGCAACCTGCCGGATGTGGCGCCCAGTTATTTCTTTGTTGATATCCAGCGCAGCCAAATGCCCGGGTTCCTGGAGCGGGTCGAGAATGACCAGGCTGTGACCCGGGTAGAGAACGCGCCGATGCTGCGCGGGGTTCTGACCCGGATCAACGGCCAGGCGGCCACGGAAGTTGCCGGTGATCACTGGGTGGTACGCGGCGACCGCGGCATCACCTATGCCGCGGCCCGGCCTGAGGCGACGGAGGTGACTGCCGGCAAATGGTGGCCGGAGGATTATACCGGCGAACCGCAGATCAGCTTTGCCGCAGAAGAGGCGGAAGAACTGGGACTGTCCTTGGGCGACACGCTGACGCTGAACATTCTGGGCCGCGACATCACCGGCACCATCACCAGTTTCCGCAATGTGGATTTCTCCACCGCCGGCATGGGGTTTGTGATGGTGCTGAACGAGGCCGCACTGGCCGGCGCGCCGCATAGTTTCATCGCAACCGTCTATGCCGAAGAGCAGGCCGAGGCCGCAATCCTGCGCGATCTGGCCCGTGAGATGCCGAACATCACCGCGATCCGGATGCGCGACGCGATCGACCGGGTGTCGGACATCCTGCGCCAGCTGGCCGCCGCCACCGCCTATGGCGCCGCAGCAACGCTGCTGACCGGGTTTCTGGTGCTGCTGGGCACGGCGGCAGCTGGAGAGCCCGCGCGCCGGTATGAGGCGGCACTGCTGAAAACCCTGGGCGCGCCGCGCAAACAGATCCTGCTGAGCTTTGCCCTGCGATCCGCCTTGCTGGGCGCCGCCGCCGGGCTGGTGGCGCTGGCGGCGGGCATTGCCGGAGCCTGGGCGATCAATGCCTATGTGTTCGAGACCAGCTATGCGGTGATCTGGCCGAATGCGCTGATGGTGATTTCAGGCGGGGTGCTGACCACGCTGCTGGCCGGACTGGCCTTTGCCCTGCGCCCGCTGGCCGCCAAGCCCGCCCGCATCCTGCGCGCAAGGGAATAAATGGCGCTGCGGCGGCCTTAGCGGGCGCCGCAGGAGACCGGCTGCAAAATGCGCAACAGGTCGTGGTTGTCGCACACCAATGCCTCCAGCGTGATGTCATCAAGCGAAGTATAAAACGCCTGTGCCGCATCTGCCAGCGCCACCTTGAGACGGCAGGCATCGGTCAGCGGGCAGGTATTGTCCGCGTCGGCAAAGCACTCCACCATCGGCAGGCCGCCTTCGACATCGCGAAACACGTCGCCGATCCGGATTTCCAATGCGGGCTTACCCAGGTTCATACCGCCATTGCGCCCCCGCTGGGTCGCCAGATAGCCAAGCTGGCTCAGCTGGTTGATCACCTGCGCCAGATGGTTTTCCGAGATATTGCAGCATTCGGCAATCTCGGCCTTGGTCACCAGACGGTCTTTGTGCGCGGCGCAATACATCAGCAGCCGCACGGCAATGTTGGTCCTTTTGGTAATGCGCATGGGTCGCTCCCGCAGCTATGGTGCATCGCTTATTGCACAGGCCGCCAAAAAGCGGTTTGACATACATCAATAACCGGAAACACGAACGATAGGCAGAGCGGATGACAGGCCCTTATTTCTTTGGCTACGGCAGCCTGGTGAACACGGCAACGCATGACTATGGCGGCGCCCGGCCTGCCCGGCTGCGGGGGTGGCGCCGCGCCTGGGTGCATACTGGCCTGCGCGAGGTGGCGTTCCTGTCGGCGGTCCCTTGCGCGGACAGCGTGATTGACGGGCTGATCGCCGAGGTGCCCGGGGCCGACTGGGCTGCGCTGGATGAACGGGAATTTGCCTATGAACGGCTGCCCGCATCAGACAGGGTCCAGCATAGCCTGGGCGGGGCGCCGGAGATTTCCGTCTATGCCGTGGCAGCGGAACAGCAAAACGGCGCCACGGATAAGCATCCCATCCTGCTCAGCTATCTGGATGTGGTGCTGCAGGGCTATTTGCAGGTCTTTGGCGAGGCAGGATTGCACGGCTTTGCTGCCACCACCGATGGCTGGGACGCCCCGGTTCTGAACGACCGCGCCGCGCCGCGCTATCCGCGCCACCAGCCGGTTTCAGCAGCCGAGCGCAAATTGTTTGATGAACTGATCGACAGTACAGGTGCCCGCCGGATAGACTCAGGATCATGATAGAAAAAGCGCTGCTGCACCTCGGCCGGATTGCACGGCAGCTCTGGTTCAGGGTTGTGCTGATTTCCCTGTTTTCCTTGCTGGCCCTGCTGCTCGCACCGCTGGCAAAACCGCTGCTGCCGGACAGCCTGAGCGCAGATTTCGGGCGCGAGGCGGTGCTGCCGGTGCTGACGATCCTGGCGTCGGGCATGCTGGCGGTCACCACCTTTTCGCTCAACGTCATGGTCAGCGCCTACCGCACCGCGGCGTCAATGGCGACGCCGCGGGTCTACCGGCTGCTGCTGGAAGACACCGTCACCCACCGGGTTCTGGCAACCTTTGTGGGCGGCTTCATCTATTCGCTGAGCGCGGTGATCCTGTTCCGGGCCCGCTATTATACGCCTGAAGGCGCGCTGGTGGTGTTCGGTCTGACGATCATCGTGGTGATCCTGATCGTCGGCGCCATCCTGCGCTGGATAGACCATCTGTCGAGCCTGGGCAGCATGGATCACACCCTGCGGCTGATCGAAAACCGCACCCGCGCCAGCCTGCGCGCGCGGATGGAAAAACCCTGTCTGGGCGGGCTGTGCGCACGTGCAGAGGCCAAACCCGGCGACGCCGTTGATATCCCCGCCGCCAAGAGCGGTTTTGTCCGCTTTGCCGGGCTGACCCGGTTGAACGATCTGGCTGAGGAAGCCGGCACGCAGATCACCCTGGCACGCGCGCCCGGCGAGTACATTCTGCGCGGCCAGCCGGTGGCCTGGGCTACCGCCGGGGATAATGACTTCTGCAAGGCGGCTTCAGCTGCGATCGACATCGGCGATGTACGCAGCTTTGATCAGGACCCGTCATTCGGCCTGTCGCTGCTGGCCGAGACCGCGCAAAAGGCACTGTCGCCCGGTGTCAATGATCCCGGCACCGCGGTTGAAGTCATGGGCCGGCTGGAACGGTTGCTGTGGGAGAACACGCCGGCGGATGAGACCAGTGACGCCCGCGAGGCTGCCTACCCCAATGTCTGCATCCCGCCGGTCACCGCACAGCATCTGCTGGCCTGCGCCTTTCCCCCGATTGCCCGCTGCGGCAGTGATGCCCCATCAGTCATGCGCTGGATGGGAAAATCCCTAGACGCGCTTGGCGAGCATCCGAACCCGGATATGGCCAAAGCCGCCAGGGAAATGTGCCGGGAACTGAAGGATGGCAGCTGGGGCTGAGCGGCCTGTGATTGGCAAAAGGGTGTGCACCCGCCTGTTCCGGCGCATGAAATATGCGCTGTGCACAGTTGGGCATGGCACCGCTCCCCATGGGGAGCGGTGCAGCGCCGCGCCTCCGCGCGGCGCTGGGCCCAACCGGCGGCACGGCATCTTTGATGCCGGTCCGGCGGGCGGGAGCCCCCGATAGCAAATAGGCGGCACCTTGAAGCGCCGCCTATTTTTTAGTTCCGGCGAACCTCAATCAGCCGCGGGCGCGGACCGTTTCCATCAGCGCCAGAAGCGCCGACATGTCCGGGCCGCGCTCCATGCCGGTGACCGCCTTGCGCAGCGGCATGAACAGACCTTTGCCCTTGCGGCCTGTTGCCTCTTTCACAGCGGTGGTCCAGGTCTTCCAGCTTTCACTGTCATACGGGCCTTCCGGCAGCAGCGCCATCGCTTCGGCGATGAACTCCTTGTCCTCGTCGGCTATCAACGGCTCGGCACCATCGCGGCACAGCTCCCACCAGCCCGCCAGATCCTTCAGCGTGGTGATGTTTTCCTTGGCCACATCCCAGAAGGCCGCCTGTTTCGCGGCAGGCACGCCCAGTGCGTCTACATGGCTTTGCACCGCCTCCAGCGGCAGCGACTGCAGGTGGCGGGCGGTCAGCGGATAGAGATCCTCGACATCGAATTTGGTAGGGGCTGCCCCAAAGCGGTTGATGTCGAAGCCATCGATCAGCTCGGCCAATTCCGAACGCAGCTCCACCGGGTCGGAAGAGCCCAACCGCGCCATCAAGGACAGCAGCGCCATCGGCTGCACGCCCGCTTCGCGCAGGTCGCGCAGGGCAAGCGTACCGAGACGCTTGGACAGCGCCTCGCCCTGCGGGCCGGTCAGCAGCGAATGGTGCGCAAAGGACGGTACGGTACCGCCCAGCGCTTCGATGATCTGGATCTGGGTGGCAGTGTTGGTCACATGGTCCGAGCCGCGCACCACATTGGTCACGCCCATTTCGGTGTCGTCCACAACCGAGGCCAGCGTGTAGAGGAACTGACCGTCGCCGCGGATCAGCACCGGGTCCGAGACCGAAGCCGCGTCAATGGAGATATCGCCGAGGATGCCGTCGGTCCATTCAATGCGCTGGTGATCCAGCTTGAAGCGCCAGACGCCATCGCCACGCTCGGCGCGCAGGGCCGCTTTTTCGTCCTCTGACAATGCCAGCGCAGCGCGGTCATAAACCGGCGGTTTGCCCATGTTCAGCTGTTTCTTGCGCTTCAGGTCCAGCTCGACCGGAGTCTCGAACGCCTCGTAGAAACGGCCGATCTCGCGCAGTTTGTCCGCAGCTGCGACATAGCGGTCGAGACGCTCGGACTGGCGCTCCACCTTGTCCCAGGTCAGGCCCAGCCATTCCAGGTCCTGCTTGATGGCATCGACGTATTCTTCCTTGGACCGCTCAGGGTCGGTGTCGTCGATGCGCAGGATGAAAGTGCCGCCAGCCTTGCGGGCGATCAGGTAGTTCATCAGCGCGGTGCGCAGGTTGCCGACGTGGATATAGCCGGTCGGCGACGGGGCAAAACGGGTGGTGGTCATCACGGTTCTCCTGTTGCCGATGCCTTGTCACATGGGCGGCGGATTGTCCAGTTTCAGCAGGGTTAACGCGCCTCGCGGCGCGTGCCTCCGGCGGGGATATTTGGGGCAAGAGGAAAGCGCGGGTCAGCTTGGCTGCACCGGCCAGATTGCGTTGAGGTCTTTCAGGCCGGTGCGGATCAGTTCAGCCAGGACTTCCAGATCGATATCGGCCAGCTTGCTCACATAAAGGCAGCTTCTGCCCAGCTTGTGTTTGCCCAGGCGCGCCAGGATAGCGCCGTAGTCCTGATAGCCCGGCATGATGTAGATCGAATGGCGCCTTGCGTGGCGAGAAGCCGGTGGCAAGAAAGTCTCCTTCGCGTCCCGTTGCATAGCGGTAGTGGTAGCGCCCGTAACCGATGATGGAAGGGCCCCACATCTGCGGCGTGAAAGCGGTGGATTGGCGGAACAGGGCATCCAGCTCTTGCGCTTCCACCGCCTTGCGCTCTGGTTCAACCGTGGCAAGGAAATCTGCAACGCTGGCTCCGGTCGGGACGGTTTTGTTCTGGCTCATGGCGGGGGCCTCCTGCCCGCATCTTAACCCGCATCACGGGATTGTTTACAGCCCTCTGCCGCCGCGGCGCTAGGATGCGGGCAGTCCAATGCAACTTGGAGGTTCCCTGATGACTGTTTCCCTGTCCCGCCGTGCAGCCCTGGCCGGTGCCGCCGCCCTGCCCCTTGCCGCTACCGCAACACCGCTTCTGGCCGGCGCCCACGGCGGCCGCGCCGAAGTACCCATTGCCCATACATTCAAGCTGGGCGAGAAGCCGGTCACCACGCTGCTGGATGCCTCATCCTTGCGTGACGGACCGAAACCGCTGTTTGGCGCGGCGGCCAGCGATGCGGAGTTTGCCGAAGTTTCTGCTGAGAACTTCGTCTCAGCAGAAACACTGCAATTCTACTTCACGCCTACGCTGGTGGATACCGGGGCAGAGCTGGTGCTGTTTGATACCGGGCTTGGCGCAGGCGGTATTGCCAAGGCGCTGGCCGCAGCCGGAGTCACCCCGGACCAGATCAATGTGGTTGTGATCACCCATATGCACCCGGACCACATAGGCGGGCTGATGACAGACGGTACGCCCACCTTTGCCAATGCCCGCTATATCATGGGATCTGCCGAGTATAATTTCTGGTCCCAGATGGAGGCAGGCAACCGGGTTGGTGATCTGGTAGCCAGCAATGTGACGCCGCTGGCAGAGAAAACCACATTCATTGACGACGGCGCCAGCGTGGCGCCGGGGATCACTGCGATGGCAAGCTTTGGCCACACGCCGGGGCATATGGGCTTCATGCTGGAAAGCGGCAACCGGCAGCTGTTGCTGACGGCGGATCTGGCCAATCATTATGTCTACAGCTTTGCCCGGCCCGACTGGGCGTTCAGTTTTGATGCCGATGCAGAGGCCGCCAGCGCGTCGCGCCGGCGGGTGCTGGGGATGCTGGCTGCCGACAAGGTGCCGATGATCGGATATCACATGCCCTTCCCCGCCGCCGGTTTTGTCGAGACACGCGGCGAGGGCTTTCGCTATGTGCCGGTCAGTTATCAGCTGATGGGCTGAGCGGCCCGGTTCAATAGCCGGTTTGCGGCCCGTATCTGCTGCCGTCCGTAAACCGCGACAGGCGGAAGGCGTGCGGATCCACCACGGGGGCGTCGCCGGTCACCAGATCGGCGGCCAGTTTGCCTGCCGCCGGTCCAATGCCAAAGCCGTGGCCGGAGAAGCCGGTGGCAACAAACAGCCCCGGCAGCCCGTCGGCCTGCGAGATCACCGGGATCGCATCCGGAGTGACATCGATCAGCCCGCCCCAGCTTTGCACCACATCGGCGCCTTGCAGCACTGGGAATGCCTTTTGCGCCGTTGACCAGCCGCTTTTCAGCGCCTTTTGCGACGGCGCAGGGTCCAGCACCCGGCACAATTCAAACGGGGTGGTCTGGTTCGGCTGCCAGCGGCGGGCCTGCGCCGCCTCCTCGCGCCAGCGGTCTGACAGGCGAAATTGCAGCGCACGCCATTCCTGGCGGTAGCTGGGCAGGAATTTCCAACCCAGCCGGAAACTGTCGGGCACGATATCGACAATGTTTTCATGAGCATCGGCCACGGTGTAGCCGCCGTCCGCGCGCTTGCGCAGGCCAAGGCTGGCGGCACGGATGGCTGTTTCCGGCCCGCCTTGCACCGGCGAAGTGCGCAGGACCGAGTTCAGAACCTTAAGCTGCGGCAGGTTGATACCGGCATTGCCCAGGAACAGCCGCGACCAGGCACCGCCTGCCACCACCACGGTGGAACAGGCAACGCGTCCGCGTTCGGTCATCACGCCGCTGATGCGGCCTGCAGCGGTTTCAACGCTGCGCACGGCACATTCGGTCATCACCTTGGCACCTGCCGCCTGCGCTGCGGTGGCGATGGCATGGGTGGCCAATTGCGGCTCCGCCCGCCCGTCTATCGGCGTCAGCAGCGCGCTGCGGGTCTTGGTCTGATGGCCCGGCATCAGCTGCTCGATCTGGTCACTGCGGATCATACGGGCGTTCTGCCCCCAGTTGTCAAGATTGCGCAGCCAGCGCTCCAGCTGTGCCTCGCGCATGGCGGTTTCCGCAGTGTAGAGGATGCCGGAGCAGGTAAAGCCGGTTTCCTTGCCGGTGCGTTCGGCCAGCCCTTCCCAGAGCCTGAGCGCCTCGGCCATCAGCGGAATTTCGCGGGGATCGCGGCAGGACATCCGCACCCACCCCCAGTTGCGCGAGCTTTGCTCTGCTGCAATCTGGCCTTTTTCGCACAACAGCACGGAATGTCCGCGTTCAGCCAGTTCCAAAGCCGTCGCTGCGCCAATGATACCACCGCCGATCACAACGGCGTCAACGGCCTTGGGCAAGGCCAGATCGGATTGAAAGTGAGGCAGCTTTGGTCCGGGCATGAGGGCATCTATGCCCGCAGCTGCCCCCTCGGTCCAGCGTACAGGCCGCACAGCGTGCGCCGCTTTTCTGCATTGTGATTTTTCCGCCGCATATCAGGGCGTTATCACTGCGGAAAGCCAGATAGGCAGGAGGCAAGAAAGCGTAGAAACACTGTGCCTTCAATAGGTTACCGCGACCCTCAGGACGGGTCGCGCCAGCGATTCACGATCGGATAGCGCCGGTCCAGCCAGAACGCGCTTGGGGTCAGGCGGGCGCCGGGCGCGGACTGGAAGCGTTTGTATTCGCTGATGTAAACCAGATGCTCGACCCGTTTGGCCACATCCCGGTCGAAACCGGCGGCAACACAATCTGCGATTGAACCATCCTGGTCGACCAGGATATCCAGAATCGCGTCCAGCTCAGGGTAGTCCGGCAGGCTGTCGCTGTCCTTCTGATCCTCGCGCAGCTCGGCACTGGGCGGCTTGTCGATCACATTGGGACGGATCACTTCGCCTTCCGGCCCCTTCATCCAGGGACGGTGATTGGCGTTGCGCCAGCGGCAGGTCTCAAACACCCGTGTCTTATACATGTCCTTGATCGGATTATAGCCGCCGTTCATGTCGCCGTAGATGGTGGCATAGCCCACCGCGACTTCGGATTTGTTGCCGGTGGTCAGCAGCATCTCGCCAAACTTGTTGGACATCGCCATCAGCAGCAGCCCGCGCAGGCGGGACTGGATGTTTTCTTCGGTCAGGCCCGGCTCCATCCCCGCAAACAGCGGCGCCAGCGTTTTGGTGATCGCGGCGCGGCCTTCGGAGATCGGCACATAGTCGTAATGAACGCCCAGCGCCTTGGCGACAGCCTCGGCATCCTCCAGCGATTCCCGGCTGGTATATTCCGAAGGCAGCATCACGCAGCGAACATTCTCAGCACCCAGCGCGTCCACCGCAATCGCCGCGACAATCGCCGAGTCGACACCGCCGGACAGCCCCAGCAGCACCTTCTTGAAGCCGGTCTTGCCCATGTAGTCGCGCAAGGATTCGACCATCACCCGGTAGTCCTGTTCCCACGCGTCCGGCAGATGCGCCTTATCGCCCTCCACCGCGCGCCAGCCGTCTTCGGTGCGCTCCAGATCAAGATGGGCATAAGCCTCGTCAAACACCGGCATCTGCAGCGCCAGGGCGCCGCCCGGGTTCAGCACAAATGAGCCGCCGTCAAACACCTGATCGTCCTGGCCGCCGACCATGTTGAGGTAGATCACCGGCAGGTGGGTTTCGACCGCGCGCGCCACCATGTGGTTGAAGCGCACCTCCATCTTGTTGCGGAAATAAGGCGAGCCGTTGGGGATCAGCAGAAACTCGGCACCGGTTTCGGCCAGGGTTTCCGCGACATCCTCGTGCCAGCCATCCTCGCAGATGGGGGAGCCGATACGGGTGTTGCCGACCGCATAGGGGCCGCCCAAGGGGCCGGCATCAAAAATCCGCACCTCGTCGAACACAGTTTCATTGGGCAGGTGATGCTTGAGGCTGCGCGACGCGATCTTGCCGCCCTTGAGGATCAGGTAAGCGTTGTACAGCCGCCCTCCCTCGATCCAGGGGCCGCCGATTGCCAGCGCGGGACCATCGGCACAGTCTGCCGCCAGCTTTTCAACTTCGGCTATGGCAGCCGTGTGAAAGGCCGGTTTCATCACCAGATCCTGGGTGTTGTAGCCGGTGATGAACATTTCCGGCAGCGCCACCAGATCGGCGCCGGCGGTGCGGCCCTCCTCCCAGGCGGCTTTGGCCTTGGCGGCATTGCCTGTCAGGTCGCCCACCGTGGGGTTCAGCTGCGCCAGTGTCACGCGGAAACGGTCTGCCATGCTGCTTTGGCCCTTTGTAAATGTCCTCCCCCAGCCATTTACCAGATTGACCGCCAAGGAAAAGACCGCAGGGTAAAAGACATTGCGGCCCCGCCTGCGGTAGCTTAGTTTCCGGGCGAGCAACCCAATATGGCAGCAGCACCGTAATTCCTGGGCAGGCAGAGGTTTCAATGACCCGTTTCGGCACCGCATTCACGCTTTCCGCACTTCTGGCACTGGCCGCACCGGCGCTGGCCCAGGAGAGTGACGTCATAACCACCCAGGACGAAATCGGCGGTGTCTACCAAGGCACCTTTAGGGGCGGGCTGCAGCATGGCACCGGCACCTACAAGCTGCCAAGCGGTTATGAATACACCGGTGAATGGGTCGATGGTGAAGTGCGCGGCCAAGGCGTGGCACGTTTTCCGGACGGCTCGGTCTATGAGGGCGGGTTTGCGCAAGGCAAGCCGCACGGGCTGGGCAAACTGACCCGCGCCGACGGCAGCACCTATGAGGGCGGCTGGCAGGATGGGCAAATCCATGGCGACGGCACCTCGGTCTATGCCAGCGGCGTGCGGTATCACGGCAGCTTTGCCGATGGTAAGCGGCACGGCAAGGGCGCAATGTCTTCCCCTGACGGCTATTCTTATGATGGCGATTGGGTTGCCGGCCGCCAGCAAGGCCAGGCCAGGATCACCTACGGCGAGGGCACTGTTTACGCGGGCGCTGTAGCTGACGGCCAGTTGCAGGGCCAGGGCAAGCTGGAGACCTCGGACGGGCTGGTCTACGAGGGCGAATGGGCCGCAAGCCAAATGCATGGCACCGGCCGCCTGATGCAGCCCAACGGCGATATCTATGAAGGCGAGCTGCAAAACGGCCGCCGCCATGGCACCGGCAAGCAGACCTATGCCAACGGCGACGTCTACGCCGGTGACTTTCTGGACGATCAGCGCCACGGCATGGGCACTTTCACCGAAAAAGACGGCTACACCTATACCGGCGAATGGGTGAAGGGACAGATCGAAGGCAAAGGCAAGGCGGTCTATCCGGACGGATCGGTTTATGAGGGTGACTTCCGGGACGACCTTGCTGAGGGTCAGGGCAAGATCACCTATCCCGACGGCTCCACCTACCAAGGCGCTTGGATGGCTGGCGTGATCGAGGGCAAAGGCACCGCGACCTACCCCAACGGCATCACCTATGCCGGGGACTTCCAGAATGCTAAGAACCACGGCCAGGGTGTCATGACCTATGCCGACGGTTACCGGTACGAGGGCGGCTGGCAGAACGGGCAGCGCCATGGCGACGCCAAGGTGACCTATGCCGACGGCTCGGTCTATACCGGTGCGTTTGCGGACAGCCAGCGGCACGGTCAGGGCAAGATCGAAATGCCCGACGGCTTCATCTACGAGGGCAGCTGGCAAGAGGGTAAGATCTTTGGCGACGGTGTC
It includes:
- a CDS encoding DUF1801 domain-containing protein, whose protein sequence is MPPASRHARRHSIYIMPGYQDYGAILARLGKHKLGRSCLYVSKLADIDLEVLAELIRTGLKDLNAIWPVQPS
- the gltX gene encoding glutamate--tRNA ligase, with the translated sequence MTTTRFAPSPTGYIHVGNLRTALMNYLIARKAGGTFILRIDDTDPERSKEEYVDAIKQDLEWLGLTWDKVERQSERLDRYVAAADKLREIGRFYEAFETPVELDLKRKKQLNMGKPPVYDRAALALSEDEKAALRAERGDGVWRFKLDHQRIEWTDGILGDISIDAASVSDPVLIRGDGQFLYTLASVVDDTEMGVTNVVRGSDHVTNTATQIQIIEALGGTVPSFAHHSLLTGPQGEALSKRLGTLALRDLREAGVQPMALLSLMARLGSSDPVELRSELAELIDGFDINRFGAAPTKFDVEDLYPLTARHLQSLPLEAVQSHVDALGVPAAKQAAFWDVAKENITTLKDLAGWWELCRDGAEPLIADEDKEFIAEAMALLPEGPYDSESWKTWTTAVKEATGRKGKGLFMPLRKAVTGMERGPDMSALLALMETVRARG
- a CDS encoding gamma-glutamylcyclotransferase family protein: MTGPYFFGYGSLVNTATHDYGGARPARLRGWRRAWVHTGLREVAFLSAVPCADSVIDGLIAEVPGADWAALDEREFAYERLPASDRVQHSLGGAPEISVYAVAAEQQNGATDKHPILLSYLDVVLQGYLQVFGEAGLHGFAATTDGWDAPVLNDRAAPRYPRHQPVSAAERKLFDELIDSTGARRIDSGS
- a CDS encoding DUF2254 domain-containing protein, which gives rise to MIEKALLHLGRIARQLWFRVVLISLFSLLALLLAPLAKPLLPDSLSADFGREAVLPVLTILASGMLAVTTFSLNVMVSAYRTAASMATPRVYRLLLEDTVTHRVLATFVGGFIYSLSAVILFRARYYTPEGALVVFGLTIIVVILIVGAILRWIDHLSSLGSMDHTLRLIENRTRASLRARMEKPCLGGLCARAEAKPGDAVDIPAAKSGFVRFAGLTRLNDLAEEAGTQITLARAPGEYILRGQPVAWATAGDNDFCKAASAAIDIGDVRSFDQDPSFGLSLLAETAQKALSPGVNDPGTAVEVMGRLERLLWENTPADETSDAREAAYPNVCIPPVTAQHLLACAFPPIARCGSDAPSVMRWMGKSLDALGEHPNPDMAKAAREMCRELKDGSWG
- a CDS encoding ABC transporter ATP-binding protein, yielding MTNDNSPVLHLLDASLTLNSNTGPVEILHGISLDVRRGETLGLVGPSGSGKSSLLMLMGGLEQATGGTITALGQDLTAMDEDALARFRRNNMGVVFQSFHLIPTMTALENVATPLELAGHKDAFDRAQAELEAVGLGHRAGHFPAQMSGGEQQRVALARALAPRPAILLADEPTGNLDEANGEAVMDLLFGLRDRYGATLVMVTHAPELAARCDRVVRLRDGRVDDAAAREAAE
- a CDS encoding Rrf2 family transcriptional regulator; its protein translation is MRITKRTNIAVRLLMYCAAHKDRLVTKAEIAECCNISENHLAQVINQLSQLGYLATQRGRNGGMNLGKPALEIRIGDVFRDVEGGLPMVECFADADNTCPLTDACRLKVALADAAQAFYTSLDDITLEALVCDNHDLLRILQPVSCGAR
- a CDS encoding ABC transporter permease, translated to MNAAAFRLAWRFALRELRGGLKGFRIFLACLALGVGVIAAIGSIRASIETGLSREGATILGGDAELNFTYRFANEDERAWVERNAVRYSEIAEFRSMATVGEERGLTQVKAVDGLYPLKGAMQLLPPIPLESALAGPKGLPGGVMDRVLADWLGLQPGDTFRLGTQDFTLTALIALEPDAAASGFELGPRTMVRTADLADSGLLEPGTLFDTKYRMQLPAGSDLTALQAEAEGLFETTGMRWRDARNGAPGISSFVERLGGFLVLVGLSGLAVGGVGVSAAVRAYLATKTATIATLRTLGAERQTIFLTYFLQIGALTLIGVGIGLVLGGLGPMLLGPLIAAQLPFPAVFSIYPSALAEAAIYGVLTAFIFALWPLARAERIRAASLFRDAFASQTRLPAPRYLLATALALGALVGLAAWFSGSAQLTLWTAGGLMGALMVLLVAALGIGFLARRGSGASRGRPALRWALSSIGSARDGAVPAVLALGLGLTVLAAIGQIDGNMRRAIAGNLPDVAPSYFFVDIQRSQMPGFLERVENDQAVTRVENAPMLRGVLTRINGQAATEVAGDHWVVRGDRGITYAAARPEATEVTAGKWWPEDYTGEPQISFAAEEAEELGLSLGDTLTLNILGRDITGTITSFRNVDFSTAGMGFVMVLNEAALAGAPHSFIATVYAEEQAEAAILRDLAREMPNITAIRMRDAIDRVSDILRQLAAATAYGAAATLLTGFLVLLGTAAAGEPARRYEAALLKTLGAPRKQILLSFALRSALLGAAAGLVALAAGIAGAWAINAYVFETSYAVIWPNALMVISGGVLTTLLAGLAFALRPLAAKPARILRARE